Proteins found in one Dermacentor silvarum isolate Dsil-2018 chromosome 8, BIME_Dsil_1.4, whole genome shotgun sequence genomic segment:
- the LOC119462403 gene encoding uncharacterized protein LOC119462403, which produces MIGFRTGLSTQDAMKLIKYQAIDRNTRDTRAILGLDLEKVFDSVLHSFVLSQISSLGLGKYFHDYTRSFLADRKATLGAGDLVLDSVRLDFRGKPQGSVISPTLFNLTMIGLSRRLSQVEGINHTIYADDIIIWCTGGSDGLADAALQEAIEILEEYLKPTGLRCSPRKSVLVIYRPRRRGPKPKGWKPVKDVDITLRRSEDGVIPKVDSLRVLGMTIESNGSNKLTVSKLAKKMDNAIRLIRRVANRHNLLEWTIL; this is translated from the coding sequence ATGATAGGCTTTAGGACAGGACTGTCAACACAGGATGCCATGAAGCTGATCAAATATCAAGCCATTGACCGTAACAcgagggacacgagagccatacttgGATTAGACCTAGAGAAGGTATTTGATAGCGTCTTGCACTCCTTTGTCTTGAGCCAGATATCTAGCCTCGGGTTGGGCAAGTACTTCCACGACTACACACGATCATTCCTTGCGGACAGAAAAGCCACTCTCGGGGCGGGAGACCTCGTTTTGGACTCGGTTAGGCTGGATTTCAGAGGGAAGCCACAGGGGTCTGTCATATCCCCGACCCTGTTTAACCTTACCATGATCGGTCTGTCGAGGAGACTCTCCCAAGTCGAGGGTATTAATCACacaatctatgcagacgacatcatcATTTGGTGTACCGGAGGCAGTGACGGACTGGCGGACGCTGCGTTGCAGGAAGCTATCGAGATCCTGGAAGAATATCTTAAGCCGACCGGCCTTCGCTGTTCCCCCCGGAAATCAGTACTGGTCATTTACAGGCCTAGGCGAAGGGGGCCCAAACCTAAGGGTTGGAAGCCTGTAAAGGACGTCGACATCACTCTACGAAGAAGTGAGGACGGTGTCATCCCTAAGGTGGACTCCCTCCGGGTCCTGGGTATGACGATCGAATCGAATGGCTCCAATAAGCTGACGGTGTCTAAACTAGCCAAGAAAATggacaatgccatcagactcATACGGAGAGTTGCCAACCGACACAACCTCTTGGAGTGGACAATCTTGTGA